The nucleotide window TTTTAACAATTTTTTCAACTGTGGTTTTGCAAGGCTGCCAGGAATCTAAAAATGAAAACCAAATAAAGAATAAAAAAAATATGAATGAAGTACAAAATAAAAATCTTACTACTGCTACATTTGCATCCGGTTGTTTTTGGTGCACGGAGGCAATTTTCGAAAGAGTAAAAGGAGTTTATTCAATTGAATCCGGGTACACCGGCGGCACAATTGAAAATCCGAGTTACCAGCAAGTAAGCAATGGAAATACTAATCATGCAGAAGCAATTCAATTAATGTTTGATTCAACAGAAATCACTTATGATGAATTACTCGAAATCTTTTGGAAGACCCACGATCCCACCACCCTTAACAAACAAGGAGCTGACACCGGTACACAGTATCGTTCCGCAGTTTTCTATCATAACGAAGAACAAAAACAAAAAGCCGAATTCTATAAAAATGAATTAAACAAAGCCGGCTTATGGAATGATCCTATTGTAACAGAAATAGTTCCATTTAAAAAATTTTATAAGGCAGAAGACTATCACCAGGATTATTACGAGAATAACCCCAATCAAGGCTATTGTGCTTATGTGATCACACCGAAAGTGGAGAAGTTTGAAAAAATATTTAAAAACAAATTAAAGAAAGACTAAAACCATTTTTTTCTTTTAAAATAATAAAGCATTCCGGCAATCAGTGTAAAAGAAAATATCCAGAAACCCCAGGGGTAAATCCAGCGGATATTTAACTCCGGCATGATTTTGAAATTCATTCCATAAACACCTACAAGAAAAGTAAGCGGAATAAAAAGCGTTGAGATAATAGTTAGGACTTTCATAATCTCATTCATTCTGTTGCTCAAACTTGATAGATAAGTATCAAGCATTCCACTCACAATATCGCGGAGTGATTCTATTGTTTCGATTATTTGAATTGTATGATCATAAACGTCGCGAAGATATATTTCAGTACTTTTTTTGATTAATGGCGAATCTCTTCTTTGCAAAATGTTGATCACTTCTCTCAGCGGCCAAACTGATTTTCGCAGCATAATCATTTCGCTTCTAAGGTTATGAATTCTGTGAACATTTTTATTCTGTGGTGAAGTGATAACTTGATCTTCAAGTACTTCGATAGTTTCGCCAAGTTTTTCAAGCAGGAAAAAATAACTGTCAACAACTGCATCAATACATGCGTAAGCAAGATAGTCGCTTCCTGATTTTCTTATTTTACCCTTACCGCTTTTCAGCCTTGCTAAAATCTCTTTAAATGGATCAGTATCATTTTCGACAAACGTTAAGAGTAAATTCTCTTTTAAGATTAAACTTACTTGCTCACTTTTCAGTTCATTTTGCGAATAGAAAAAAATTCGTGCGACGATGAAGAGATAATCATCAAAATCTTCAACCTTTGGGCGCTGCTCTGTATTCAAAATATCTTCGATGGTCAAAGGATGTATTCCAAACTGATAGCCAATTTTTTCAAGCGCATCTACATTGCTTAATCCTTTGATATTTATCCATGTTAGAGTGTCATTATTAATCAGTGGAAATATTTTCTCGACATCCTCAAAAGTTTTTTCTTCGAAAATATTTTCTGAATAGAGGATTAAAGAAATTGAAATAATTTGAGATTTTTTATCTCCGGTATAGATGAATGAACCTGGTGAGATGCCGGCGGGTTTTTTCTCGTTTTAATTATTTTTTTCATAGTTGAAATGGAATTTGTAATTGGTATTATTCATTTGACATAATTATTTTTTTTAGTCCGAGTGAAAATATCGTTGCCTGAATTAAGATTCAAATTTATCTTTTACAAATAAATTTTTTTTAATATTAATAGCCATTAATGAAACTTCAAATAAGAGAACTGAAGAAGAACAATTGGAATGATCTAGAAGCACTATTTGGAGAGCGCGGGGCTGTTGGAGGCTGCTGGTGCATGTGGTGGAGAATATCAAGATCAGTTTATGAAAAGCAAAAGGGTGCGGGAAATAAAAAATCTTTCAAGCAAATTGTTAACAAGGGAAGAGTGCCCGGATTACTTGCTTATCATAAAAAGCAGCCTGTAGGCTGGTGCTCAATCGAACCCCGCGAAAATTTTCCAGTGCTGGATCGTTCAAGAGTACTGAAAAAGTAGACGAGCGACCAGTTTGGTCATTGTTTGTTTTTTTCATACACAAAGATTTTAGAGATAAAGGAGTAAGTATCGAACTGATTAAAGCTGCGGTTAATCACGCTAGAAAGAAAGGTGCAAAAATTGTTGAAGGCTACCCGCACGAGCCAAAGAATAAAGAAATGCCGGATGTATTTGCACACACGGGTATTTATTCGGCATTTAAACAAGCAGGGTTTGTTGAAGTTGAACGAAGATCTGCGTCAAGACCAATTATGCGTTATCATATTGATTGAGAAATAAAATTTATCAACAAATGGAAAAAAGAAAAATTAATAGGAAGAAAATTCCGCAACAGTGGCTAACCCATTTTGAAAATTCAAATTTTCTCGAATCACCAAACTATAGCGACACAATAAAATATTTTCAAAAGTTTGAAGTTGAATCACCGTACGCAAAATTATTAACAATTGGAATTAGCCCGCAAAGAAGAGAAATAAAACTTTTAGTTATATCGAAAGGGAATGAATTCACTCCTGAAGAAGCAGCTAAAAGCAGTAAGGCAGTTGTACTTATTCAAAATGGAATTCATCCCGGAGAGATTGAAGGCAAAGATGCTTGTATGCTTTTACTGCGAGAAATTCTAATCACAAAAGAAAAAGAATATCTGCTCGATAATATTATTCTTTTAATAATACCGGTGTTTAATGTTGATGGTCACGAAAGATTGAGCTACTATAATCGTCCAAATCAAAATGGACCAAAAGAAATGGGCTGGCGAACCACTTCGCAAAATTTAAATCTTAATCGCGATTACATGAAAGCTGATACTCCTGAAATGCGTTCGTGGTTAAAAATGTTTTCTGCATGGCTTCCTGATTTTATGATTGATAACCACACCACTAACGGCGCAGATTATCAATATCATGTTACTTATGGTATTGAGAAATTTCAGAATGTTCATCCTCTACTTTCTACATTCGTCAAAAAAAAATATTTACCTTTTCTTTCTTCAACATGTTGAGCAAGATGGTTTTCTAACCGCTCCTTATATTGAATTTAAAGGCAGTACTCTTGAATCGGGAATTGTTGATGTCCCATTAATGCCGAGACTATCTACAGGATATTGTGCTGTGCAAAATCGAATTTGCCTGCTCGTTGAGACTCACAGTTTAAAACCTTTTAAGAACAGAGTTTTCTCAACAAAGTCAATGATGCTTCATTCTTTGGAATTTATAAATCAAAACTTTAAAGAAATTAAGAGACTAAATAAAAGAGCTGACGAAAGCTCAGTAGTTGAGTTTTTTAAAAAGAAAAATAAAATTCCGGTTCATTTTATTCTTACTGATAAGTTTGAAAGGATGAGATTTAAGGGGTTCAAATCATATCAGGAAGAAAGTCCGATCACCGGGGCACTGATTACACGATTTACAAATTCTAAAACCGAATTTGATATTCCCATTTTCAATAAATCTATAATCGGGGATTCCATAACCCTGCCGCTTGCATATTCAATACCTAAACAATTCACTAATATTATTGAAATATTAAACTGTCACCGAATTGCATATTTTCAATTGGAAGACAACGCAAAAGTTCGGATTGAAAAATATAGATTTACCAAAGCAGAATTTTGGAAGCGACCATACGAAGGAAGATTATTAGTTGATGTTGAACACGAGACAACAACAGAAGAAGTTTTGTTACCGAATCGAACTTTTATCGTACCAACTAATCAACGGACAATCAGGGTTATTGCAAATTTATTCGAACCAAAGTCTCCAGATTCATTTGTAAGCTGGGGCTTCTTCAATGCATTCTTCGAAAGAAAAGAATATGCTGAAGATTTTGTAATGGAGCCTTACGCTAAAAAAATGTTAGATGACAATGTGAAATTAAGAAATGAGTTTTTCCATTTAGTAAAGGTGGATGAATATTTCAGGCTTAATCCACTTGAAAGGTTGGATTTCTTCTATAGACGCTCTCCATTTTTCGATAATGGTGAAATGATTTATCCGATATTTAGAATAATTAATTTTTAAAATAAATTGATTCTCAGTCGAACTATTGCTAAAATGAATCTAAAATAATTTGAAGTTAATAAATCAGTACAACATGCTTGAAGGAAACTAAAATGCCGTTGACTATTCTTTGCATAACAAGCTATGAAAAAGGTCAGGAATTTTTACGAGCTGCAAAAAATCTTGGCTGCAGAGTTTTATTGATCACTTCCAAAAGTCTTGAAGAAGCGAATTGGCCGCGCGAAAGTATTGATGAAATTTTTTACATCGCAGATATTGATAAAGAATGGCAGATGAAAGACTTGCTTTATGGTGTCAGCTACCTTGCCCGAACAGAGAAGATTGACCGCATTGTTCCGCTTGATGATTTTGATGTAGAACGTGCTGCGGCACTTCGTGAACATCTTAGAACACCGGGGATGGGTGATACAACCGCAAGATATTTTCGCGATAAACTTGCAATGAGAACGCGTGCTGCAGAAATGAAAATACCTGTTCCGGAATTTATTCATATTCTAAATTATGATGCCATTAAGGAATTTATGCAAAAAGTGAAATTCCCGTTGATCATTAAACCGCGAATGCAGGCTGGCTCTCACGGAATGAAGAAAGTTAATAACGAAGCTGAAGTTTGGAAAAGACTTAACGAACTTGGCGATGAACAATCATTTTTTTTAATGGAGAAATTTATCCCCGGCAATATTTACCATGTTGATTCAATCATTTACGAAAAAGAAATCCGTTTTGCATTAGCTCATCAATACGCTAAACCGCCCATGGAAGTTGCTCATGAGGGAAGGGTTTTTTCTACACAAACCATGCTTCGCGGAAGTGAGGATGAAAAAAAACTTCTTAAACTTAATGAAAAAGTTCTTAAAGCAATGGGGATGGTAAGAGGGGTATCACACACAGAATTTATTAAAGCCGATATTGATGGTAAATTTTATTTCCTCGAAACTTCAGCAAGGGTTGGCGGTGCTAATATTGCAGAACTTACAGAAGCAGCCTCGGGAGTTAATCTCTGGCGCGAATGGGCAAAAATCGAAATATTAAAGGGAGAGGAGAATATCACTTACCGGAAATTCGAAATGATTATGCAGGCTTACTTAATTCACTTGCCAAGCAGGAATATCCGGACTTGAGTTCTTACAACGATTCTGAAATTTACTGGAAACTGGAGAAAAAGTACCACGCAGGATTAATAATTAAATCCCATTCATTTGAAAGGATAAATGATTTATTAAGAATTTATACCGCAAGATTCTATCAGGATTTTTTCACAACGCAGCCTCTTTCAGAAAGAGCAGGACACTGAATTCCGAGCGGTGTGTATAAATGAATTTTAAAGCATTCTTTTGAGACGCATCTGTTTTTTACTATCTTTTTGAAACAGAATAATTTTTCACTCCCTTAGAATTTCATTTGAATTAACAACTATCAATTATTTTTTGCTGGGGTATAATTCTTGATTCATTATAAAATAATTTTATCAGCCTATTGTTTTTGTTTATTCAATGTTACATATTTGCCCCCGAAAATTGCAACATTCGTTATTCTCTGAATTTTCTTTCAATTATTTACGGTTAAAAAATTAATTATTAAAAATATAAATGTAGCATCTTTGTAATCGAATAGGAATTTTCAAGGTTTTAGAATTCATTTCAAAAGTTACAGATTAAGTATAAAAACAAATTTCCTGTTATTTCTAATTAATCAATCATCAACTTAAATTACTCAATGAGAGGAGTGATTATGTTAAAAAACATGTACGAAAAGTACAAATCAATATGGAATGTGACTGCTGCTATGTTTGTAGCTTTTATATTCCTTGCAGTTTTGCCGGGATGTCAGAAAGATGAAGATCCGGTTCAAACTACAACTGAAGATTTAGTAGCTAAATACAATCTTCAGACTTTAGGTTCGATACCTTATCCCGCAGATAATCCGCCTATTCCAGAAAGAATAGCTTTAGGCAGATTACTTTTTTATGATCCAATTCTTGGCGGTGAACAGGATGTTGCTTGCGGTACTTGCCATCACCCACAATTTGGATTTAGCGATTTCCGTCAATTACCTTCAGGTACGGGCGGTTTTGGCTTAGGCCCAAGTAGAACATTGGGTGTATGCGCAAGCAGTGGTTTGGATGTAACCTTAACTCCACGCAATGCACCTTCATGTTGGAACTTAGCTTTCAATACTGACGATAGCGGAAGCCCTTCCTCTAACGGTGTTATGTTCTGGGACGGAAGAATAAGCAGCTTGGAAATACAAGCAAGTCGTCCGATTACTTCCAGAGTTGAAATGCGAGGTGATGCTTATGGAATGGATGATGTTGAAGCTGGAAATATTTCAGTAACAAAAGTTGTTGAAAAATTACGTGAAATACCTGAGTATGTTCAGTTATTTACAGTTGCTTTTCCATTAGAAGCTTCTCAGCATACTAACAACCCGAAGATGGTGATTGACTCATCAACTTATGTTAGATCAATAGGATCATTCGAAAGAGAATTAGTTGGTCGTTACACACCCTATGATAATTTCGTGAGAGGCGATGCGAGTGCCTTAAATGAAATTCAGAAACAAGGACTTGAGCTTTTCTTTGGAAAGGCAAAATGCAGTACTTGCCATAGCGGTCCGATGTTTACTGACTTTGAATTTGTTGTAAACGGTGTCCCACAATTCGGTCCCGGTAAAGGTGTTATTCCTGGTGATGATACCGGTCGTGAAGAAAAAACACTTGACCCTGCTGATCGTTATAAATTCAGGACACCTACATTGAGAAATGTTGAATTAACTGCTCCTTATATGCACGATGGAATTTTCGGCACACTTGAAGAAGTAGTTCAATTTTATAACAACGGTGCTCAACCACGTCATTCAAGCATATCCGATGATATGTTAGATCCTGTTTTAACTACACCGCTTGGTTTAACTGACGATGAAGTACAGGCAGTTGTGGAATTTATGCGCGCCCTTACCGATCCGGGTGTTGCATTACCATCATTTTATTTAACTGTTCCGGAAGTTGTTCCCAGCGGTTTGACTCCATTATTCGGAGTGAATGATTGGAATATTATCGGGCAGCCGGTAGTTACAAACAACAAATAATTTTATTTGTTATAAAAAAAATCCCCGAAACTTTTTTCGGGGATTTTTTATTTTAAATATGCTTTTATGTTTACTCAGTAATTAATTCTTTCCCAAGAAAATTTCTGAACCAGAATTGGACTTGTTCTCTTATTGCATGATTGAATTTTGGCCAGCCCACTCCATGCCTTTCGTTCGGATATAACATCAATTCAAAATCTTTATTCAGTGTAGTAAGTTTATCAATCAACTGAATTGTGTTTTGCATGTGCACGTTGTCGTCCATTGTCCCGTGAGTAATTAAAAGATGTCCTTTGTAATTATCAGCGTGCGTAATAGACGAGGCAAAATTGTATCCATCAGGATTTTCCGCTGGAGTATCCATATATCGTTCTGTATAAATATCATCATAAAGACGAAAATCAGTAACAGAATATTCTGCAACTCCATGAGTGAAATAATCAGCGCCATAAGTTAAAGCCATACAGGTAACATAACCACCATAGCTGCCGCCTGTAATTCCAATCTTAGTTTCATCAACAAATGGTTTTGACCGGAGCCATTTAACTGCTTCAATATAATCATGCATTTCCCACTTACCGAAATTGCGATGCATAAAGTCTGTCCCCTTTTTCCCAAAATGACCCGAACCTCTATGATCAACACTCATATAGATTATTCCATTCTGAGCCAGATAATATCCATTGAGCCAGTACTCGTAGGAGTTACTTACTGTTGGTGCACCAGGTCCGCCGTAAATATCTATAACAACGGGATACTTTTTTGATTCATCAAAATCCGGAGGTAAAATCCATTTAGCAGGAAAATCGAAACCATCGCCCGAAGGAATAGTAAACAACTCTACATGACCTAGCTTGTACTCATTCATTGCAGAGAGTTTTTGATCACCGAGCAGCCTGATTGACTGCCCATTGCTGTTAAGCATGAATATTTTTCTTGGAGTTTGAATATTAGTGTAGCGATCAATAATAAAATTTCCGTTTGGAGATACAGTACAGTTATGAGTACCAGCTTCCGAAGTTATCTGAAGAAAATTATCGCCGTGAATATCAACTTTATAAAACTGTGTCTCTGTAGATTTATCTTTTGAAGCATGATAATAAACCAATCCGGCTTCTTCATCTACGAATGAAATATCCGTCACAGTCCCTTCACCGGAGGTAATTTTGGAAATCAGTTTCCAGTTTTTATCATAATAGTAAATATTTTTCCATCCATCAATATCTGAGC belongs to Ignavibacteriales bacterium and includes:
- the msrA gene encoding peptide-methionine (S)-S-oxide reductase MsrA; this encodes MRTMILVLTIFSTVVLQGCQESKNENQIKNKKNMNEVQNKNLTTATFASGCFWCTEAIFERVKGVYSIESGYTGGTIENPSYQQVSNGNTNHAEAIQLMFDSTEITYDELLEIFWKTHDPTTLNKQGADTGTQYRSAVFYHNEEQKQKAEFYKNELNKAGLWNDPIVTEIVPFKKFYKAEDYHQDYYENNPNQGYCAYVITPKVEKFEKIFKNKLKKD
- a CDS encoding S9 family peptidase, which codes for MKKLQISIGLFLLFSFLISAQDKQLTYEQVYSRGEPRLLGPLPRLQGWLDDNHYLETKSIDGNSVLLKVDAETGEEEVYINYSEVNKNLPDGFSIERSDDVTEDRNSYCFVNDNDIYYYSLKENIFKRLTENIEEEKNPKFSPDGNKIAFTRSNNLFFVNVQSGVEKQLTSDGADEIYNGYASWVYYEEILGRASNYAAFWWSPNSQMIAYLRFDDSPVPKFPLFRADGIHGELEWEHYPKPGDPNPMVKLGVADINNGLTTWIETDENIDRYVAWVFWNTDSKQLFYQWINRGQDTLKIFSSDPTNGKRNLVYQETQPTWVEFLEDVYVFKNGNGFLLRSDIDGWKNIYYYDKNWKLISKITSGEGTVTDISFVDEEAGLVYYHASKDKSTETQFYKVDIHGDNFLQITSEAGTHNCTVSPNGNFIIDRYTNIQTPRKIFMLNSNGQSIRLLGDQKLSAMNEYKLGHVELFTIPSGDGFDFPAKWILPPDFDESKKYPVVIDIYGGPGAPTVSNSYEYWLNGYYLAQNGIIYMSVDHRGSGHFGKKGTDFMHRNFGKWEMHDYIEAVKWLRSKPFVDETKIGITGGSYGGYVTCMALTYGADYFTHGVAEYSVTDFRLYDDIYTERYMDTPAENPDGYNFASSITHADNYKGHLLITHGTMDDNVHMQNTIQLIDKLTTLNKDFELMLYPNERHGVGWPKFNHAIREQVQFWFRNFLGKELITE
- the corA gene encoding magnesium/cobalt transporter CorA; protein product: MSPGSFIYTGDKKSQIISISLILYSENIFEEKTFEDVEKIFPLINNDTLTWINIKGLSNVDALEKIGYQFGIHPLTIEDILNTEQRPKVEDFDDYLFIVARIFFYSQNELKSEQVSLILKENLLLTFVENDTDPFKEILARLKSGKGKIRKSGSDYLAYACIDAVVDSYFFLLEKLGETIEVLEDQVITSPQNKNVHRIHNLRSEMIMLRKSVWPLREVINILQRRDSPLIKKSTEIYLRDVYDHTIQIIETIESLRDIVSGMLDTYLSSLSNRMNEIMKVLTIISTLFIPLTFLVGVYGMNFKIMPELNIRWIYPWGFWIFSFTLIAGMLYYFKRKKWF
- a CDS encoding cytochrome C peroxidase, which gives rise to MLKNMYEKYKSIWNVTAAMFVAFIFLAVLPGCQKDEDPVQTTTEDLVAKYNLQTLGSIPYPADNPPIPERIALGRLLFYDPILGGEQDVACGTCHHPQFGFSDFRQLPSGTGGFGLGPSRTLGVCASSGLDVTLTPRNAPSCWNLAFNTDDSGSPSSNGVMFWDGRISSLEIQASRPITSRVEMRGDAYGMDDVEAGNISVTKVVEKLREIPEYVQLFTVAFPLEASQHTNNPKMVIDSSTYVRSIGSFERELVGRYTPYDNFVRGDASALNEIQKQGLELFFGKAKCSTCHSGPMFTDFEFVVNGVPQFGPGKGVIPGDDTGREEKTLDPADRYKFRTPTLRNVELTAPYMHDGIFGTLEEVVQFYNNGAQPRHSSISDDMLDPVLTTPLGLTDDEVQAVVEFMRALTDPGVALPSFYLTVPEVVPSGLTPLFGVNDWNIIGQPVVTNNK